The window ACGCCGCCCGCCTTCATCTGGCACACCGCCGACGACACCTGTGTCAAGGTGGAGAACTCCCTGCTCTTCGCCTCCGCGCTCTCGGCGCACAAGATACCCTTCGAGCTGCACGTTCTGCCGAAGGGCGATCACGGGCTTTCGCTCTGCGATCCCGCCGTCGATATCCCGCGCGAACGCGCGATCCCCTGGATCACCGGCTGGACGGAAAGCGCGTCGGTCTGGCTCGACAGACTTTGAGTCAATACGCGGCACGCGCCGCATAAATATTCAAAAATCAACACGGAGGATGCGTTATGTTTTGCACAAAATGCGGAAACCAATGTGAAGACGGCCAGCGCTTCTGCAACAACTGCGGAGCGCCGCTCGAAGCGGCTCCCGCCGCGGACGAGTCCGTCGCCGAAGCTCCCGTTATCGAAGATCCCGCCGCGGAAGCGGTTGAAGAAACCGCGGAAGAGGTCTCCGGAGCCGTAGAAGAAGTTGCGGAAGAAGCGGCCGAAGCCGCCAAAGAAGCCGCTATGGACGAGCTCGTATCCGGTCAGCCGCCCTTTACCGCTCCCGAGCCGGAACAGCCGTATTCCGAGCATCCTGTCTATCAGCCGCCGATACAGCAGGAATACTACGCGCCGGCGGCCGAAACCGCACCCGGACCACTCAAAAAGAAGAGCGGCGTCGGCAAATGGATCGCGCGTATAGTTATCTCCTGCCTGCCGCTGCTGCTGACCTATCTGGCGCTCTTCGTCAGCGGGATAATCTGGCCCGGCTCGCTGCTGCCGACGAATCCGAATCTCGTGCTCTCGTCATGGGCTCCGGAAGCGAGGACCATCGCCATCGTAATCCTCACGGTGATCTGCGCCTCCGTTCTGCTGCAGATAATATGCCTCGCGGTATGGGCGCTCCGCAAGAAGGGCGATCCCGCGCTCCGCGACTGGGCGGTCGGCTTCACGGTCGTCGCGCTCGCGGTAGTCGTTGCGGCGATACTCTTCTCGCTCGGGATGATGCTTTTCAACGACAATTACCCGCGCCTGTTCAGCTTCCTCGAGAATTACGTCTCACCCGTCAGATACATAGGTCTGCTCATTTCATTTCTTTGATTAACCCTCCGGCAGCTGAAAAATCGTCTCTGTCTAACCAAACGCAGCATTCGCACGCGAACGCTGCGTTTGTTTTTGCTCAAATTCACTCTTGACTGCATGAGTATGTGTGCTATAATGATTTTGTATAGATATCTTTGAGAGGTAAAGAAAAATGAGAAAGCTCAAAGCGTTCATAGCCGTTCTGATTTGTGCCGCACTGCTGCCGGTTCTCCCCGTCGTTTCCTCCGCGGCGTATGACGGAAATATTTATATAAACAACATAGAAGAATGCGCCGCTTCGCTCGGTATCACGGAAGAACAGTTGGCGGAGCTCGTGGAATATTTTTACGATTCCACAGCCGTATGCCGCAGGACGATCGACATTTCGGAGTATAATATTTCAAACAACATCACAAACGCGAATATGCTGCGCGATTTCATCGCCGATAACCCGAAGGCGTTCCATGTAACCGGCATGCGCTATGCGGTCGCCGGCGGCAAAATCGTAAGTTTCGTCATTTCATACAAGACCGACATAAACGGATACCGCGAGCAGCTCGCGGAGTGCGACGCCGTCGCCGAACGGCTCACCGAGGGCATTACGCCCGATATGCCGGAGGCGCTGAAGGTACTGCTCGTTCACGACCGGCTGATAACCCACTGCCGCTATTCCGAAGACTACGACTACGAGAACGGCAGATACGCCGACGACGACTACAACGCCTACGGCGCGCTCGTGGGCGGCAAGGCGATATGCCAGGGTTACACGCTCGGGTTTTCGTACCTGCTGGACTACGTCGGTATAAGCAGCTACACCTGCGCTTCCGAAGCTCTCGTTCACGCCTGGAACATAGTTATCGTCGACGGCGAGAAATACCACGTCGACGTCACCTGGGACGATCCGCTTTTCGACATTCCCGGCAAGGTAGGACACTGGAACCTGCTCTCGTCGAGCGACAAGCTCTACGCCTCCTACCCCACCGCCCACAGCGCGGACGACTACGACGTCTCCCCCGTTTCCGCGCTCTACGATAACCGCGCGTGGTTCGGCTCGCAGTCGCAGTTCTGCCTGCTTAACGGCGAGCTGTATTACATCGACAACAGCTCCGCGGCGCTCTGCGCCTACGACTTCGGCTCCGACGGCTCAATGTTCATACTCGACCTGTCCGACTACTCCTGGCCGGCGGGCCCGTATTCCGCGTGGAACGGCAACTACTCCCGCCTCGCCTGCGACGGCGAATACCTCTATTTCTCGTTGCCGGACGGCATATACCGCTACGACCCCGCCAGAGACCGCGTCGAAACGTTCTTCACGCCGGATATGTCCGGGCACGATTACTTCTCCGTTTACGGCTTCACGATGGAGGACGGACTCCTGACCTGCCTCGCGGCCGCCACGCCGAACCTCCGCAACGAAACCGAAAAGGAATACTACACCTACCGTTACGCCGCTCCGGCCAACGCCGAACCGGTCGTCAGCGGAGTCGAACAGGGCGGCGTTTACGACGCGCCCGTCACGATAAGCTGGGACGTCGGCGAGGGAACGCTCGACGGCTCGCCCTTCGATAACGGCGGAACGGTCTCCGACCCCGGCGAGCACGTTCTCGCGGTCGTCAACGGCGGCAAGGCGGTCACGCTGACCTTCACGATAAACGCCGCGCAGCAGATCAAAGGCGACGTCGACGGCGACGGAGAGATCACCGTCGCGGACGCGCTTTCGGTGCTCCGCGTCGCCGCGAAGCTTGCGCCTTCGACGCCGGAAATGCTCGCTGTCGGCGATATCGACGGCGACGGTGAGATCACGGTAGCGGACGCGCTGTCCATCCTGCGCGTAGCCGCGAAGCTTGCGACGAGTTTGTAATTCAAGATAACGAAAAGCCCTCCCGCTCGGGAGGGCTTTTTTATATGCTCTTTTTTACAGATCGAGGAAATCCCTTCGGTAATCGACGCCGAAGCGGTCGGCGACGGCCTTGAGCTGCGCGTCCGTGATGGTATTCACGGTCGGCAGGTGCGCGGTAAGCATATAGAGCTGCGCGGCCTTCTCCACCGTTTCGATCAGGCCGAATGCCTCGTCGAGGCTGCGGCCGGTGCCGTAGATGCCGTGGGACGCCCAGACGACGAGGCGGTATTCCTTCATCTTCGCGGCGGTCGCTTCGCCGATCCCGTTCGTGCCGCAGACCATCCACGGCAGGACGCCGACGCCGTCCGGGAAGACGATGACGCACTCGGTGCACTGCTCCCAGAGCGTGTGTGTGAAGGAGCGCTCGTCGAGCGGGTGGACGCGGGTCATCGCGACGGTATTCGTCGGGTGGCAATGCGTGACAACGCGGTGAAGCGGGTCGGCGGCGAGGCGCGAAACGTGCGTCATCAGGTGCGCCGGCAGTTCGCTCGTGAAGCTGCCGCCGTCGCCGAAGCCCCATAGAAGCTCCGCTTCGGAGCCGTCCGCAGAAATGCGGATCACGCCGAGGTCCTTCTCCGGCTGCTTTTCGATATTCTTGAAGTATTTGCCGGTGCCGGTCACGATGAAGATCCGGCCGGCGAGCGCCTTCGCGTCGAAGCCCGTCGGGATGCGGCGCAGGACGCGGCTCAGGTCGAGATATTCGGCACTCTCCGCTTCGTCAAGCAGCATACTGATATTGCCGCCGTTGCGCTCGTCCCATCCGAGGCGGTACATATTAGAGGTCGTTTCGCAGATTTCGCGCAGGAACGGCGCGGAAAGCATATCCTTCATATCCTCTTCTCCAAAACGTCTTTTTCGTATTTTTTTATCTCCGTCAGATAGTCGGACGGAACGCCCGCGCGGCGCAGGAGCTCCTCCCAGACGTCGCCGAAGGGCAGCACGCTCTGCTCCTCGCGCTTCACCATCAGCGCGGTGAAGTCGGCGGCGTCCTGCAGCTTCTTCAGCTCCGCGGACGGCTCGAGCAGCGCCAGCAGCAGCGCCTTGCGGACGCTTCTGACGCCGGTCACCCACGCGGAAACGCGGTTTATCGAGGCGTCGAAGTAGTCGGTGGCGATGAAGGAGCGGTCAAGTCCGCCGCAGCGGACGAGCTCGCGGGCTATCTCCTTCGTTTCGTCGTCGAAAAGCACGACGTGGTCGCTGTCCCAGCGGACGCCGCGGGTCAGATGCAGCGCGATGCGCGGGTTGAAAAGCAGCAGCGACGAAAGCTTATCCGAAACGAGCTCGGTCGGGTGGTAGTGCCCGTTGTCGAGTAGCGGCACTATGCCCTTTTTCTCCGCGTAGGAAAGGCAGAACTCCGCGCTGCCGACGGTGTATGACTCCAGCCCGATGCCGAAGACCTTCGACTCGAGCGAAACGAAGACTTTGTCTTTGTCGTACGGGACGGAAAGGATCTCGTCGAGCGACTTTCTGAAGCGTTCGCGCGGGCCGATGCGGTCGGCGGGGATATCCTTGTATCCGTCCGGTATCCAGAAGTTGACGAGGCAGGGCTCGCCCGTCTCGTGCGCGAAGTATTCCGCGATCTCGAGGCAGCGCTTGCCGTGCTCCACCCAGAACGCGCGGACTGTTTCGTCCGGCGAGGAAAGCGTCAGGTTATCCTTCACCATCGGGTGCGAGAAGAAGGTGGGGTTGAAGTCTATACCCATCCCGCGCTCCTTCGCGAAGTTCACCCAGAAGGCGAAGTGCTCCGGCTTCAGCGCGTCGCGGTCGGCGCGTTCGCCGCCGAAGACGGCGTAGCAAGCGTGCAGGTTCAGCTTCATCCTGCCGGGTACGAGGCGGACGACCTCGTCGATATCCGCCGCAAGCTCGTCGGGGGTGCGCGCTCTGCCGGGGTAGTTCCCCGTCGTCTGTATGCCGCCGGTCAGTCCGCCGTCGTTATCGAAGCCGATGACGTCGTCGCCCTGCCAGCAGTGGAGCGAGATCGGGACGGAAAGCAGCTTTTCCATCGCCGTTTCGGTATCGACGCCGAGCGCGGCGTATTTCGCTTTCGCTTCTGTATAGCTCATTCGTCTTCTCCCTTTCCGTCGATAAGCTCACGCGCCTGCGCGAGCGTTATCCTTTTATCGCAGATGATCTGCGAGAGCAGATTGCCGGCGGCGGTCGCCTCGACGGGCCCCGCCTTCACCGGCAGTCCGGTGTATTTTTCGGTCAGTTCGTTAAGGTAAACGTCGCGGCTGCCGCCGCCGACGACGCGTATCGCGCGCGGCTTGACGCCGGTTATCGCGGCTATTTCCGAAACCGCCTCGGCGTATGACTCCGCAAGAGAATGATACACCGTATTCAGCGCGCGGTCAAGTCCCATTTGCGGCTCGCCGGTGAAAGCGCGCACCGCCTCGAGCATATTCGCGGGCGCGAGGAACGCGGCGTCCGTCACGTCGATGCGGGCGTGTCCGCCGCAGGCGCGGGCGGCCTCCATCATTTCGTCGTAGGTCATCGATTCGCCGATATCGCGGCGGATGCACTGGAAAAGCCACATACCCATGTAGTTTTTCAAAAAGCGGAAACGGCGCCCGACCCCGCCCTCGTTGGTGAAGTTCGCGCTCCGCGCCGCTTCGGTCAGGATCGGCGAAGGCGTTTCCACGCCGATGAGCGACCACGTTCCCGACGAGATATAGACGTCGCCCTCCCCGAGAGGACACGCCGCTACCGCGGAGGCGGTGTCGTGACTCGGCGCGGCGGCGACTTCGCAGTCGAAGCCGACCGCGTCGGCGATTTCCGGCGAGAGCCGACCGATAAGCGCGCACGGCTCGGCAAGCGGGCCGAAAAGCCGCTTCGGGAGGCCGAGCTTTTCGATAAGCTCCGCGTCCCATTCGCCGCTTTGCGCGCTGACGAGCCCGGTCGTCGTCGCGTCGGTGTATTCGTTTTTCATCACGCCGGTCAGGCGGCAGGTTATATACGCAGGCAGCATCAGCATACGCTCCGCGCGATCGAGACGGCCGGCGAGCTTGTCGGCGTAAAGCCGGTATATCGTGTTGAACGGCTGCTTCTGTATGCCGGTATGCGCGTAGAGTTCCTCCGGCGGCGTTATCGCTTCGACCGCGGGAACGGCTGCCGCCGTTCCACCGTCGCGGTAGGCGTAAACGGGCGCGATGAGCGCGTTATCCTTATCGAGCAGCGCGTAGTCCACTCCCCAGGTGTCGACGGCGACGCTCTTCGGCTTCACACCGAGCGCGGCGCAGCGCTTCATACCCTCGACGACCTCGGAAACGAGCTTTTCGACGTTCCACACGAGGCGATCTCCGGCCCGCTCCATTCCGTTGTTGAAGCGGTAGACCTCGCGCAGCTTCAGCCGCCCGCCCTCGACGGAGCCGAGGACGTGCCTGCCGGACGAAGCGCCGATATCGACTGCGAGATAATACTCCATAATACCTCCGGATATGACGATCGGGACGGACCGAAACGGGCCGTCCCGCGTTTGCTTTTATTTGAAGATATCCTTGAACTTGCTCTTGAAGGCGCCGCGCTCGGGATGGTTCTCCTCCCCGATGCCTTCCGCCATCTGACGGACAAGCTCCTTCTGCTTTCTGCTCAGATTCTTCGGCACGACTACCTTGATATGCACGTATTCGTCGCCGTTCGCGCCGACTGAGCCGCGCTTGCGGACGCCTTTGTTGCGAAGGCGGAACACGTCGCCGTTCTGCGTCCCCTCGGGTATCGAATACTTGACCTTTCCGTCCGGGACGGGGACGGTCAGCTCCGCGCCGAGCGCCGCCTGCGCGAAGGTCACGGGGACCTCGATATGCAGGTCGTAGCCGTCGCGTTTGAAGACCGGATGCGGCTTGACTCTGATAATGATGTTCAGGTCGCCGCTGCCGCCGCCGTTCGCGCCGGCGTCGCCTTCGCCCGAAAGGGTGATGACCTGGCCGTCGTCGATGCCGGCGGGCACCTTGAAGGTTATCTTGCGCTGACGGCGCACCTTGCCCTTGCCGCCGCAGGTCTTGCAGGGAGTCTTGATGATCTTGCCCGTGCCGCGGCACGCGT is drawn from Clostridia bacterium and contains these coding sequences:
- a CDS encoding zinc ribbon domain-containing protein, with translation MFCTKCGNQCEDGQRFCNNCGAPLEAAPAADESVAEAPVIEDPAAEAVEETAEEVSGAVEEVAEEAAEAAKEAAMDELVSGQPPFTAPEPEQPYSEHPVYQPPIQQEYYAPAAETAPGPLKKKSGVGKWIARIVISCLPLLLTYLALFVSGIIWPGSLLPTNPNLVLSSWAPEARTIAIVILTVICASVLLQIICLAVWALRKKGDPALRDWAVGFTVVALAVVVAAILFSLGMMLFNDNYPRLFSFLENYVSPVRYIGLLISFL
- a CDS encoding rhamnulokinase; the encoded protein is MEYYLAVDIGASSGRHVLGSVEGGRLKLREVYRFNNGMERAGDRLVWNVEKLVSEVVEGMKRCAALGVKPKSVAVDTWGVDYALLDKDNALIAPVYAYRDGGTAAAVPAVEAITPPEELYAHTGIQKQPFNTIYRLYADKLAGRLDRAERMLMLPAYITCRLTGVMKNEYTDATTTGLVSAQSGEWDAELIEKLGLPKRLFGPLAEPCALIGRLSPEIADAVGFDCEVAAAPSHDTASAVAACPLGEGDVYISSGTWSLIGVETPSPILTEAARSANFTNEGGVGRRFRFLKNYMGMWLFQCIRRDIGESMTYDEMMEAARACGGHARIDVTDAAFLAPANMLEAVRAFTGEPQMGLDRALNTVYHSLAESYAEAVSEIAAITGVKPRAIRVVGGGSRDVYLNELTEKYTGLPVKAGPVEATAAGNLLSQIICDKRITLAQARELIDGKGEDE
- the rhaD gene encoding rhamnulose-1-phosphate aldolase; amino-acid sequence: MKDMLSAPFLREICETTSNMYRLGWDERNGGNISMLLDEAESAEYLDLSRVLRRIPTGFDAKALAGRIFIVTGTGKYFKNIEKQPEKDLGVIRISADGSEAELLWGFGDGGSFTSELPAHLMTHVSRLAADPLHRVVTHCHPTNTVAMTRVHPLDERSFTHTLWEQCTECVIVFPDGVGVLPWMVCGTNGIGEATAAKMKEYRLVVWASHGIYGTGRSLDEAFGLIETVEKAAQLYMLTAHLPTVNTITDAQLKAVADRFGVDYRRDFLDL
- a CDS encoding L-rhamnose isomerase translates to MSYTEAKAKYAALGVDTETAMEKLLSVPISLHCWQGDDVIGFDNDGGLTGGIQTTGNYPGRARTPDELAADIDEVVRLVPGRMKLNLHACYAVFGGERADRDALKPEHFAFWVNFAKERGMGIDFNPTFFSHPMVKDNLTLSSPDETVRAFWVEHGKRCLEIAEYFAHETGEPCLVNFWIPDGYKDIPADRIGPRERFRKSLDEILSVPYDKDKVFVSLESKVFGIGLESYTVGSAEFCLSYAEKKGIVPLLDNGHYHPTELVSDKLSSLLLFNPRIALHLTRGVRWDSDHVVLFDDETKEIARELVRCGGLDRSFIATDYFDASINRVSAWVTGVRSVRKALLLALLEPSAELKKLQDAADFTALMVKREEQSVLPFGDVWEELLRRAGVPSDYLTEIKKYEKDVLEKRI